The Micromonospora sp. M71_S20 genome has a window encoding:
- a CDS encoding MbtH family protein yields MEQPETAEICRVVVNDEEQYSIWPDGREIPAGWRAEGFVGPRARCLEHIDSVWTDMRPLSLRRAMAAEAR; encoded by the coding sequence GTGGAGCAGCCGGAGACGGCCGAGATCTGTCGGGTCGTGGTGAACGACGAGGAGCAGTACTCGATCTGGCCGGACGGGCGGGAGATCCCGGCGGGCTGGCGTGCCGAGGGCTTCGTCGGGCCGCGGGCCCGGTGCCTGGAGCACATCGACTCGGTGTGGACGGACATGCGCCCGTTGAGCCTGCGCCGGGCGATGGCGGCCGAGGCGCGGTAA
- a CDS encoding condensation domain-containing protein, producing MSGPSPDPVAALLRPPPGWPTEEHRQLLVRLLRERLPAAPTGPATVAQRQLWFLQQLEPTSTAYHILTVVRMTGELDLPALRGALAAVTDRHEQLRATFAMVDDEVVVRIGPCAPVPVPVVDLSTTDAATREQRVRQELEKAHDELFDLADGPLLRAVLIRCGASEHLLAVTVHHIVFDGGSRPVFWEHLATAYDALRAGKVPDLDPPVPDDEDDDEDDFADPEDPDAALAYWRKQLAGLPDLDLPGVRDRASGALTAGRRLDVPLDRDVTTALARLGRSRRATPFMTLLAAYLVLLSVRTGSSDVAVLSPTTGRTSEADESRIGYFVNTVVLRGDLAGNPTFAEVVDRVRELTLGAYAHMAVPFERIVDEVRPARVPGRMPFSQFAFSVEGRPAPPPRLAGLSTAWIDVDTGTAKFDVQLDVLTDASGGLVAAWTWRDELFDPADLAAVADDFVALLGAVVADPQATVDALPVRRPVPAPGVPAATPPPAARTRPGATASGTLVHLGGPTDRPPLVLPHPVSGTVGAYAELARLLPAYHLVGIESAADATGDSIDALAEAYLAELVARWPAGPYRLCGWSMGGLLAYEMSRRLVRAGRAVDLLVVVDTAPGQARPAGEGSDDAAVAARFAADLAASLGRDHPAPTAATLAALPVEEQTMLLRRWLVDAGVTPVALPVREVRRRVETFARHVTAVAGYRPEGVELPVTVVQASASPRWQPRWERYVGARTTVHEYEGDHYSLLRRPTVERIAGWLARALDGR from the coding sequence ATGAGCGGCCCGTCGCCCGACCCGGTCGCCGCGCTGCTGCGACCGCCGCCCGGCTGGCCAACGGAGGAGCACCGGCAGCTGCTGGTACGGCTGCTGCGCGAGCGGCTGCCCGCCGCGCCGACCGGTCCCGCCACCGTGGCCCAGCGTCAGCTCTGGTTCCTGCAACAGCTGGAGCCGACCAGCACCGCGTACCACATCCTGACGGTGGTGCGGATGACCGGCGAGCTGGACCTGCCGGCCCTGCGCGGCGCGCTCGCCGCCGTCACGGACCGGCACGAGCAGCTCCGGGCCACCTTCGCGATGGTCGACGACGAGGTGGTCGTGCGGATCGGTCCCTGCGCGCCGGTGCCGGTACCGGTCGTCGACCTGAGCACCACGGACGCAGCGACCCGCGAGCAGCGGGTCCGGCAGGAGCTGGAGAAGGCCCACGACGAGCTGTTCGACCTCGCCGACGGCCCGCTGCTGCGGGCGGTGCTGATCCGCTGCGGGGCCTCCGAGCACCTGCTCGCGGTCACCGTGCACCACATCGTCTTCGACGGCGGGTCCCGCCCGGTCTTCTGGGAGCACCTCGCCACGGCGTACGACGCGCTGCGGGCGGGGAAGGTGCCGGACCTCGATCCGCCGGTGCCCGACGACGAGGACGACGACGAGGACGACTTCGCCGACCCGGAGGATCCGGACGCGGCACTGGCCTACTGGCGCAAGCAGCTGGCCGGCCTGCCCGACCTGGACCTGCCCGGCGTCCGCGACCGGGCGTCCGGGGCGTTGACCGCCGGGCGGCGGCTGGACGTCCCGCTCGACCGGGACGTGACGACGGCCCTGGCCCGGCTGGGCCGGTCCCGGCGGGCCACCCCGTTCATGACGCTGCTGGCCGCGTACCTGGTGCTGCTGTCCGTGCGCACCGGCAGCAGCGACGTCGCCGTGCTGTCGCCGACGACGGGCAGGACGAGCGAGGCCGACGAGAGCCGGATCGGGTACTTCGTCAACACCGTGGTGCTGCGCGGCGACCTGGCGGGGAACCCGACCTTCGCCGAGGTGGTCGACCGGGTCCGGGAGCTGACCCTCGGGGCGTACGCCCACATGGCGGTGCCCTTCGAACGGATCGTGGACGAGGTGCGTCCGGCGCGGGTGCCGGGCCGGATGCCGTTCTCGCAGTTCGCGTTCAGCGTGGAGGGCCGCCCCGCGCCCCCGCCCCGGCTCGCAGGCCTGAGCACCGCCTGGATCGACGTCGACACCGGCACGGCGAAGTTCGACGTGCAGCTGGACGTCCTCACGGACGCCTCGGGCGGGCTCGTGGCGGCCTGGACCTGGCGCGACGAGCTGTTCGACCCGGCGGACCTGGCCGCCGTCGCCGACGACTTCGTCGCGCTGCTGGGCGCGGTCGTCGCCGACCCGCAGGCCACCGTCGACGCGCTGCCGGTGCGCCGGCCGGTGCCGGCCCCGGGCGTCCCGGCGGCGACCCCGCCGCCCGCGGCGCGCACCCGGCCGGGCGCAACGGCCTCCGGCACGCTGGTGCACCTCGGCGGGCCGACGGACCGTCCGCCGCTGGTCCTGCCGCACCCGGTCAGCGGCACGGTCGGCGCGTACGCCGAACTCGCCCGGCTGCTGCCCGCGTACCACCTGGTCGGCATCGAGTCGGCCGCCGACGCCACCGGCGACTCCATCGACGCGCTCGCCGAGGCGTACCTGGCCGAACTGGTCGCCCGCTGGCCGGCCGGCCCGTACCGGCTGTGCGGCTGGTCGATGGGCGGCCTGCTGGCGTACGAGATGTCCCGCCGGCTGGTGCGGGCCGGGCGTGCCGTCGACCTGCTGGTGGTCGTGGACACCGCGCCCGGGCAGGCGCGCCCGGCCGGCGAGGGGAGCGACGACGCCGCGGTGGCGGCCCGGTTCGCTGCGGACCTCGCCGCGTCCCTCGGTCGGGACCACCCGGCGCCGACGGCCGCGACGCTCGCCGCGCTGCCGGTCGAGGAGCAGACGATGCTGCTGCGCCGGTGGCTGGTGGACGCCGGGGTGACCCCGGTGGCGCTGCCGGTGCGCGAGGTGCGCCGCCGGGTGGAGACCTTCGCCCGGCACGTCACCGCCGTGGCCGGGTACCGGCCGGAGGGCGTGGAGCTGCCGGTGACCGTCGTCCAGGCCTCCGCGTCGCCGCGCTGGCAGCCGCGCTGGGAGCGCTACGTGGGCGCCCGGACCACCGTGCACGAGTACGAGGGCGACCACTACTCGCTGCTGCGCCGGCCCACCGTGGAGCGGATCGCCGGATGGCTGGCCCGCGCGCTGGACGGTCGGTGA
- a CDS encoding non-ribosomal peptide synthetase — MIKESGWSAYPVPARSPGEPAGGEPHHADLVHEAIVRHPAAALALGTDDALVTYGELRARSNRLARHLRATGVRRGDLVAVLLPRGVDGIVSVLAALTAGAAYLPIDAGYPPQRVRHMLTDSRARVLVTVRSLVRADLVPPGTPVVLLDDDRAALAAYPDRPPAVPIGPGDLAYVIYTSGSTGLPKGVMVEHGSLRGLARWRADAERLGPDDRCLHLFSPGFDASVWDIWAPLVAGASLWMPDDETRVDPDRLVDWLAAHAITSATLPTPLAEAVLTRPTPPAGALRILGAGGQQLLARPRPEHTFTTVNLYGPTEATVLAMSGEVAVEGDGPPSLGHPAAGAAIRLLTDDLRPVPAGSLGEVFIGGPGVARGYHDRPALTAERFPPDPYGPPGSRLYRTGDLARQLPDGTYHFAGRVDDQVKLHGHRIELGEIESVLLRHPGVRAAAVRLHEGTAGPRLVGYVVPEIGPDDATLAEHAARHLPATMVPAAWVRLAGLPLTPHGKLDRAALPAPAERVSEPPRDDLERQVAQVWAEVLGRSPGRDDNFFSLGGHSLRATMVAVRLRDRFGLPLSAAIVFEAQTVAAMADRLRDEVAAGQENVRAEPDPVLVLPAGVASSSGRVLSFAQQRLWFLHTLDPKSTAYNTQTSWHIDGELDLDHLDTAITEIIRRHEVLRTTFTEHDGIPVQIIHPHPTYHRTRHDLTHIDPRHHDHHIRDILRTELDQPFDLTTGPLLRCRTLRLSDTTHVLCLTWHHIVLDGWSVGLFHNELDHLYTDLTHHRTPSLPPLNTQYADIAQRQHHHWQSTDAQHHLEQLAARLRDAPPVCHPPTDRPRPDTNPGPTAIHHSQLPPDTTTALTTLATQTGSTPFGILLAAFQLLIHRYTTQNPVVIGTPLTGRTDPDAEKLIGFFVNTLPLAVDIHPHHTFRQFLHHSRTVLMHAVTHQDIPFDKLVEHTQPTRDRHTPPLIQTVFTTMEGTDPAPLHTATMTPLPIDEGVAKFDLTVQVQLEPDVIRVLFDYACDLYEPATMAELADSYRALVSAVLAEPDRPLSTVVAVTAAQRQRLADALTASPVPVPPGGVGCVPRLVTETARRQPDAVAIVDGTGTLTYRELDEWSNHLAHQLLRHGTRPDHPVAVSLPPGAPAITAMLAVLKAGAAYLPIDPTAPTTRRHHLITDSGVTILIAAHPHDTDTPPGVVTLIPHRSASPAAPRVDIHPEQVAYVIHTSGSTGTPKGVMVPHRALTNLVHWHLDTHPTGPGQRHGQVASLGFDAAIWEIWPALVSGATLHIADPADRLDPTALHDWLVREDVTRTFLPTPVAEAVLRLPTPSTSHLRTIFTGGDALTTRPSAQAPYTLFNIYGPTETTVAVTVGPVSTDGVHRPDLGVPIAGARIYLLDADLQLVPPGAPGEVCVGGDVVTRGYLNKPGQTAERFLPDPYATTPGSRLYRTGDLCRLRTDGTLEFLGRTDEQIAINGYRIEPGEIETALRAQPHVEAAFVTTRTLPTGRHLIAYVTGTNPDTHQLRHNLHHTLPRHLVPHSIIALPHFPLTRNGKIDRNALPAPDLTARGEPPRDALERQVAQVWADVIGRSPGRDDNFFAFGGHSMQATMIAARLRETLGVPVSAAIVFEAQTVAAMADSLRDEVAADPSAVGGQDGPVASGAGEPSEPDPAPALPAGVASSSGRVLSFAQQRLWFLHTLDPKSTAYNTQTSWHIDGELDLDHLDTAITEIIRRHEVLRTTFTEHDGIPVQIIHPHPTYHRTRHDLTHIDPRHHDHHIRDILRTELDQPFDLTTGPLLRCRTLRLSDTTHVLCLTWHHIVLDGWSVGLFHNELDHLYTDLTHHRTPSLPPLNTQYADIAQRQHHHWQSTDAQHHLEQLAARLRDAPPVCHPPTDRPRPDTNPGPTAIHHSQLPPDTTTALTTLATQTGSTPFGILLAAFQLLIHRYTTQNPVVIGTPLTGRTDPDAEKLIGFFVNTLPLAVDIHPHHTFRQFLHHSRTVLMHAVTHQDIPFDKLVEHTQPTRDRHTPPLIQTVFTGGNVTGIAAGPVPLHTATMRPMSIEPGTAKFDLTVHAEVGTDTVGVYFSYACDLYDAATMADLADSYRALVAAVLADPDRPLSTVEAVTDEQRRRLATVSAGRRRPTTGRAARRPEAVPDGPDRAGARATVVGAPTAAVAGWSDGELGCVPRLVTETARRQPDAVAIVDGNGAITYRELDEWSNHLAHQLLRHGTRPDHPVAVSLPPGAPAITAMLAVLKAGAPYLPIDPTAPAARRHHLITDSGVTILIAAHPQDTDTPPGVVTLTPHRSASPAAPRVDIHPEQLAYVIHTSGSTGVPKGVMVAHHALANLVRWHLDTYPSGPGEHHGQIASLGFDAAVWEIWPALVSGATLHVADPAHRLDPTALHDWMHRQGLTVAFVPTPIAEAILRLPTPSTSTLRTLLTGGDALTTRPSARTPYALVNHYGPTEAAVVATAGPVHPDGTHRPDLGTPIDGARVHLLDAELRLVPPGAPGELCIAGDGLARGYLGRPGQTAERFLPDPYATTPGSRLYRTGDLCRLRTDGTLEFLGRTDEQIAINGYRIEPGEIETALRAQPHVEAAFVTTRTLPTGRHLIAYVTGTNPDTHQLRHNLHHTLPRHLVPHSIIALPHFPLTRNGKIDRNALPAPDSATVRSEPPGDAVQRQLAGIWATVLGTSIAGIGVRDDFFALGGHSLLATQVTAQAAAAFEVELPVAALFRDPTIVGLAGELRRVERRPGWVDTVAGMREAVAALTEDQARRALAAATRPGQPYDETGAPR; from the coding sequence ATGATCAAGGAAAGCGGTTGGTCAGCGTACCCCGTCCCCGCCCGGTCGCCCGGCGAGCCCGCCGGGGGCGAACCACACCACGCGGACCTCGTCCATGAGGCGATCGTCCGGCATCCCGCCGCCGCGTTGGCGTTGGGTACGGACGACGCCCTCGTCACCTACGGGGAGCTGCGTGCACGCAGCAACCGGCTGGCCCGGCACCTGCGGGCCACCGGGGTACGCCGAGGTGACCTCGTCGCCGTCCTGCTGCCCCGCGGTGTCGACGGGATCGTCAGCGTGCTGGCGGCGCTCACCGCCGGCGCCGCGTACCTGCCCATCGACGCCGGTTACCCTCCGCAGCGGGTCCGGCACATGCTCACCGACTCCCGGGCTCGGGTGCTCGTCACCGTACGGTCGCTGGTCCGGGCCGACCTGGTGCCGCCCGGCACCCCGGTCGTCCTGCTCGACGACGACCGGGCCGCGCTCGCCGCGTACCCCGACCGCCCGCCGGCCGTGCCGATCGGCCCGGGCGACCTCGCCTACGTGATCTACACCTCCGGGTCCACCGGCCTCCCGAAGGGGGTCATGGTCGAGCACGGCTCGCTGCGTGGGCTGGCCCGGTGGCGCGCCGACGCGGAGCGTCTCGGTCCCGACGACCGTTGCCTGCACCTGTTCTCCCCCGGCTTCGACGCGTCGGTGTGGGACATCTGGGCGCCGCTGGTGGCCGGCGCCAGCCTCTGGATGCCCGACGACGAGACCCGGGTCGACCCCGACCGGCTGGTGGACTGGCTCGCCGCGCACGCGATCACCTCGGCGACGCTGCCCACCCCGCTCGCCGAGGCCGTGCTGACCCGGCCGACGCCGCCCGCCGGGGCACTGCGCATCCTCGGCGCGGGGGGCCAGCAGCTGCTCGCCCGCCCCCGCCCCGAGCACACGTTCACCACCGTCAACCTGTACGGCCCCACCGAGGCCACCGTGCTGGCCATGAGCGGGGAGGTGGCGGTCGAGGGCGACGGCCCGCCGTCGCTCGGGCATCCGGCTGCGGGCGCCGCCATCCGGCTGCTCACCGACGACCTGCGCCCGGTGCCCGCCGGCAGCCTCGGCGAGGTGTTCATCGGCGGGCCGGGCGTGGCCCGGGGGTACCACGACCGTCCCGCCCTGACCGCCGAACGCTTCCCGCCCGACCCGTACGGGCCGCCCGGCAGCCGCCTCTACCGCACCGGCGACCTGGCGCGCCAGCTACCGGACGGCACCTACCACTTCGCCGGTCGGGTCGACGACCAGGTGAAGCTGCACGGCCACCGGATCGAGCTGGGCGAGATCGAGAGCGTGCTGCTGCGTCATCCGGGCGTGCGGGCCGCCGCGGTCCGTCTGCACGAGGGCACGGCCGGTCCCCGGCTCGTCGGGTACGTCGTGCCTGAGATCGGTCCGGACGACGCGACGCTGGCCGAGCACGCGGCGCGCCATCTGCCCGCGACCATGGTTCCCGCCGCGTGGGTCCGCCTCGCCGGCCTACCGCTCACCCCGCACGGCAAGCTGGACCGGGCCGCGTTGCCCGCACCGGCGGAGCGGGTCAGCGAGCCGCCCCGCGACGACCTGGAGCGGCAGGTGGCGCAGGTGTGGGCGGAGGTGCTCGGCCGGTCGCCGGGCCGGGACGACAACTTCTTCTCCCTGGGCGGGCACTCGCTGCGGGCCACGATGGTCGCCGTCCGGTTGCGCGACCGCTTCGGGCTGCCGCTCTCCGCCGCGATCGTGTTCGAGGCGCAGACCGTGGCCGCGATGGCCGACCGGCTACGGGACGAGGTGGCGGCCGGGCAGGAGAACGTCCGGGCCGAGCCGGATCCGGTCCTGGTGCTGCCGGCCGGTGTGGCGTCGTCGTCGGGGCGGGTGTTGTCGTTCGCCCAGCAACGCCTGTGGTTCCTGCACACCCTCGACCCGAAATCCACCGCCTACAACACCCAGACCTCCTGGCACATCGACGGCGAACTCGACCTCGACCACCTCGACACCGCCATCACCGAGATCATCCGCCGACACGAAGTCCTGCGCACCACCTTCACCGAACACGACGGCATCCCCGTCCAGATCATCCACCCCCACCCCACCTACCACCGCACCCGCCACGACCTCACCCACATCGACCCCCGACACCACGACCACCACATCCGCGACATCCTGCGCACCGAACTCGACCAACCATTCGACCTCACCACCGGCCCACTCCTACGCTGCCGAACCCTACGACTGTCCGACACCACCCACGTGCTCTGCCTGACCTGGCACCACATCGTCCTCGACGGCTGGTCCGTCGGCCTGTTCCACAACGAACTCGACCACCTCTACACCGACCTCACCCACCACCGAACCCCCTCACTACCACCCCTCAACACCCAGTACGCCGACATCGCCCAACGCCAACACCACCACTGGCAGAGCACCGACGCACAACACCACCTCGAACAACTCGCCGCACGACTACGCGACGCCCCACCCGTCTGCCACCCACCCACCGACCGACCCCGCCCCGACACCAACCCCGGCCCCACCGCCATCCACCACAGCCAACTACCCCCCGACACCACCACCGCGCTCACCACCCTCGCCACCCAAACCGGCTCCACCCCCTTCGGCATCCTCCTCGCCGCATTCCAACTCCTCATCCACCGCTACACCACCCAGAACCCCGTCGTCATCGGCACCCCCCTCACCGGCCGCACCGACCCCGACGCCGAAAAACTCATCGGCTTCTTCGTCAACACCCTCCCCCTCGCCGTCGACATCCACCCCCACCACACCTTCCGCCAATTCCTGCACCACTCCCGCACCGTCCTCATGCACGCCGTCACCCACCAGGACATCCCCTTCGACAAACTCGTCGAACACACCCAACCCACCCGCGACCGCCACACCCCACCCCTCATCCAAACCGTCTTCACGACCATGGAAGGCACCGATCCGGCGCCGCTGCACACCGCCACGATGACGCCGCTGCCGATCGACGAGGGGGTCGCGAAGTTCGACCTCACCGTCCAGGTGCAGCTGGAGCCGGACGTCATCCGGGTGCTCTTCGACTACGCCTGCGACCTGTACGAGCCTGCGACGATGGCCGAGCTGGCCGACAGCTACCGGGCCCTGGTGTCCGCCGTGCTGGCCGAGCCGGACCGCCCGCTGTCCACCGTGGTCGCGGTCACGGCCGCCCAGCGGCAGCGGCTCGCCGACGCGTTGACCGCCAGCCCGGTTCCGGTCCCGCCCGGTGGTGTGGGGTGTGTGCCGCGGCTAGTGACGGAGACGGCCCGACGCCAGCCCGACGCCGTGGCGATCGTCGACGGCACCGGCACACTCACCTACCGCGAACTCGACGAGTGGTCCAACCACCTCGCCCACCAACTCCTACGACACGGCACCCGACCCGACCACCCCGTCGCGGTCAGCCTCCCACCCGGCGCACCCGCCATCACCGCCATGCTCGCCGTCCTCAAAGCCGGCGCCGCCTACCTCCCCATCGACCCCACCGCACCCACCACCCGCCGACACCACCTCATCACCGACTCCGGCGTCACCATCCTCATCGCCGCACACCCCCACGACACCGACACACCCCCCGGCGTCGTCACCCTCATCCCGCACCGCTCCGCCTCCCCGGCGGCACCCCGGGTCGACATCCACCCCGAGCAGGTGGCGTACGTCATCCACACCTCCGGGTCCACCGGCACGCCCAAGGGCGTCATGGTCCCCCACCGGGCGCTGACCAACCTGGTCCACTGGCACCTGGACACCCACCCCACCGGCCCCGGCCAGCGCCACGGCCAGGTGGCCAGCCTCGGCTTCGACGCCGCGATCTGGGAGATCTGGCCCGCGCTGGTCAGCGGCGCCACCCTGCACATCGCCGACCCGGCCGACCGCCTCGACCCCACCGCGCTGCACGACTGGCTGGTCCGGGAAGACGTCACGAGGACGTTCCTGCCGACCCCGGTCGCGGAGGCCGTCCTCCGGTTGCCCACCCCGTCCACCAGCCACCTGCGGACGATCTTCACGGGTGGGGACGCCCTCACCACCCGACCGTCCGCGCAGGCGCCGTACACCCTGTTCAACATCTACGGGCCGACCGAGACCACCGTCGCCGTCACCGTCGGGCCCGTCAGCACCGACGGGGTCCACCGGCCCGATCTCGGCGTCCCGATCGCCGGCGCCCGCATCTACCTCCTCGACGCCGACCTCCAGCTCGTCCCGCCCGGCGCGCCCGGCGAGGTCTGCGTCGGCGGCGACGTGGTCACCCGCGGCTACCTGAACAAGCCCGGGCAGACGGCGGAGCGGTTCCTGCCCGACCCGTACGCCACCACCCCCGGCAGCCGCCTCTACCGCACCGGCGACCTCTGCCGCCTCCGCACCGACGGCACCCTCGAATTCCTCGGCCGCACCGACGAACAAATCGCCATCAACGGCTACCGCATCGAACCCGGCGAAATCGAAACCGCCCTACGCGCACAACCCCACGTCGAAGCCGCCTTCGTCACCACCCGAACACTGCCCACCGGCCGCCACCTCATCGCCTACGTCACCGGCACCAACCCCGACACCCACCAACTACGCCACAACCTCCACCACACACTCCCCCGCCACCTCGTACCCCACAGCATCATCGCCCTGCCCCACTTCCCCCTCACCCGCAACGGAAAGATCGACCGCAACGCACTCCCCGCACCCGATCTCACCGCGCGCGGCGAGCCGCCCCGTGACGCCCTGGAGCGGCAGGTGGCGCAGGTGTGGGCCGACGTGATCGGTCGGTCGCCCGGCCGGGACGACAACTTCTTCGCCTTCGGCGGGCACTCCATGCAGGCCACCATGATCGCCGCCCGGCTGCGCGAAACCCTCGGCGTGCCGGTCTCGGCGGCGATCGTGTTCGAGGCGCAGACCGTGGCCGCGATGGCCGACAGCCTGCGGGACGAGGTGGCGGCCGATCCGTCGGCCGTCGGCGGCCAGGACGGTCCGGTCGCGTCCGGCGCGGGGGAACCGAGCGAGCCGGATCCGGCCCCGGCCCTGCCGGCCGGTGTGGCGTCGTCGTCGGGGCGGGTGTTGTCGTTCGCCCAGCAACGCCTGTGGTTCCTGCACACCCTCGACCCGAAATCCACCGCCTACAACACCCAGACCTCCTGGCACATCGACGGCGAACTCGACCTCGACCACCTCGACACCGCCATCACCGAGATCATCCGCCGACACGAAGTCCTGCGCACCACCTTCACCGAACACGACGGCATCCCCGTCCAGATCATCCACCCCCACCCCACCTACCACCGCACCCGCCACGACCTCACCCACATCGACCCCCGACACCACGACCACCACATCCGCGACATCCTGCGCACCGAACTCGACCAACCATTCGACCTCACCACCGGCCCACTCCTACGCTGCCGAACCCTACGACTGTCCGACACCACCCACGTGCTCTGCCTGACCTGGCACCACATCGTCCTCGACGGCTGGTCCGTCGGCCTGTTCCACAACGAACTCGACCACCTCTACACCGACCTCACCCACCACCGAACCCCCTCACTACCACCCCTCAACACCCAGTACGCCGACATCGCCCAACGCCAACACCACCACTGGCAGAGCACCGACGCACAACACCACCTCGAACAACTCGCCGCACGACTACGCGACGCCCCACCCGTCTGCCACCCACCCACCGACCGACCCCGCCCCGACACCAACCCCGGCCCCACCGCCATCCACCACAGCCAACTACCCCCCGACACCACCACCGCGCTCACCACCCTCGCCACCCAAACCGGCTCCACCCCCTTCGGCATCCTCCTCGCCGCATTCCAACTCCTCATCCACCGCTACACCACCCAGAACCCCGTCGTCATCGGCACCCCCCTCACCGGCCGCACCGACCCCGACGCCGAAAAACTCATCGGCTTCTTCGTCAACACCCTCCCCCTCGCCGTCGACATCCACCCCCACCACACCTTCCGCCAATTCCTGCACCACTCCCGCACCGTCCTCATGCACGCCGTCACCCACCAGGACATCCCCTTCGACAAACTCGTCGAACACACCCAACCCACCCGCGACCGCCACACCCCACCCCTCATCCAAACCGTCTTCACCGGCGGGAACGTCACGGGCATCGCCGCCGGCCCCGTGCCGCTGCACACCGCCACGATGCGTCCGATGTCGATCGAGCCGGGAACCGCGAAGTTCGACCTCACGGTCCACGCGGAGGTGGGGACCGACACCGTCGGCGTGTACTTCAGCTACGCCTGCGACCTGTACGACGCCGCGACGATGGCCGACCTGGCGGACAGCTACCGGGCCCTGGTGGCCGCCGTGCTGGCGGACCCCGACCGGCCCCTGTCCACGGTGGAGGCCGTCACCGACGAGCAGCGCCGGCGGTTGGCGACGGTGTCCGCGGGGCGGCGACGGCCGACGACCGGTCGCGCGGCCCGGCGGCCCGAGGCCGTCCCCGACGGTCCCGACCGGGCGGGCGCCCGGGCGACCGTGGTGGGCGCGCCGACGGCCGCAGTCGCCGGATGGTCGGACGGGGAACTCGGGTGTGTGCCGCGGCTGGTGACGGAGACGGCCCGACGCCAACCCGACGCCGTGGCGATCGTCGACGGGAACGGCGCGATCACCTACCGCGAACTCGACGAGTGGTCCAACCACCTCGCCCACCAACTCCTACGACACGGCACCCGACCCGACCACCCCGTCGCGGTCAGCCTCCCACCCGGCGCACCCGCCATCACCGCCATGCTCGCCGTCCTCAAAGCCGGCGCCCCCTACCTCCCCATCGACCCCACCGCACCTGCGGCACGGCGACACCACCTCATCACCGACTCCGGCGTCACCATCCTCATCGCCGCACACCCCCAGGACACCGACACACCCCCCGGCGTCGTCACCCTCACCCCGCACCGCTCCGCCTCCCCGGCGGCACCCCGGGTCGACATCCACCCCGAGCAGTTGGCCTACGTCATCCACACCTCCGGGTCGACGGGTGTCCCCAAGGGCGTCATGGTCGCCCACCACGCGCTGGCCAACCTCGTCCGGTGGCACCTCGACACCTATCCGAGCGGCCCCGGCGAGCACCACGGCCAGATCGCCAGCCTCGGCTTCGACGCCGCCGTCTGGGAGATCTGGCCCGCGCTGGTCAGCGGCGCCACCCTGCACGTCGCCGACCCCGCGCACCGCCTCGACCCCACGGCGCTGCACGACTGGATGCACCGGCAGGGCCTCACCGTGGCCTTCGTCCCCACGCCCATCGCCGAGGCCATCCTGCGACTGCCCACGCCGTCCACCAGCACCCTGCGCACGCTGCTCACGGGTGGGGACGCCCTCACCACCCGGCCCTCCGCGCGCACCCCCTACGCCCTGGTCAACCACTACGGGCCCACCGAGGCCGCGGTCGTCGCCACCGCCGGGCCGGTGCACCCCGACGGGACCCACCGGCCAGACCTCGGCACCCCGATCGACGGTGCCCGCGTCCACCTCCTCGACGCCGAGCTGCGACTGGTGCCGCCCGGCGCGCCCGGCGAACTCTGCATCGCCGGCGACGGACTGGCCCGGGGATACCTCGGCCGTCCGGGGCAGACGGCGGAGCGGTTCCTGCCCGACCCGTACGCCACCACCCCCGGCAGCCGCCTCTACCGCACCGGCGACCTCTGCCGCCTCCGCACCGACGGCACCCTCGAATTCCTCGGCCGCACCGACGAACAAATCGCCATCAACGGCTACCGCATCGAACCCGGCGAAATCGAAACCGCCCTACGCGCACAACCCCACGTCGAAGCCGCCTTCGTCACCACCCGAACACTGCCCACCGGCCGCCACCTCATCGCCTACGTCACCGGCACCAACCCCGACACCCACCAACTACGCCACAACCTCCACCACACACTCCCCCGCCACCTCGTACCCCACAGCATCATCGCCCTGCCCCACTTCCCCCTCACCCGCAACGGCAAGATCGACCGCAACGCACTCCCCGCACCGGATTCCGCGACCGTCCGTTCCGAGCCGCCCGGCGACGCCGTGCAGCGGCAGCTCGCGGGGATCTGGGCGACGGTGCTGGGCACCTCCATCGCGGGCATCGGCGTCCGCGACGACTTCTTCGCCCTCGGCGGGCACTCCCTGCTCGCCACCCAGGTCACCGCGCAGGCCGCCGCGGCGTTCGAGGTCGAGCTGCCGGTCGCGGCCCTGTTCCGGGACCCGACGATCGTCGGCCTGGCCGGCGAGCTGCGCCGCGTCGAGCGCCGGCCCGGCTGGGTGGACACCGTGGCCGGCATGCGCGAGGCCGTCGCCGCGCTCACCGAGGACCAGGCCCGACGAGCGCTGGCCGCCGCCACCCGGCCCGGCCAGCCGTACGACGAGACAGGAGCACCGCGATGA